Proteins from a single region of Streptomyces sp. Tu 3180:
- a CDS encoding ABC transporter ATP-binding protein, which produces MPGPAAEGLDARLVVDRGSFRLDIALTAAPGDVVALLGPNGAGKTTALRALAGLTPLTAGHLRLDGAELRRTPPESRPVGVVFQDYLLFPHLTALDNVAFGPRCRGTGKAEARALAAEWLERMGLAEHAGARPRHLSGGQAQRVALARALATRPRLLLLDEPLAALDARTRLEVRARLRRHLAAFEAVAVLVTHDPLDAMVLADRLVVVERGRIVQEGAPSDIARHPRTEYVARLVGLNLYRGQADGHTVRLDAGPAVSTTEDLTGPAFVAFPPGAVTLYRDRPTGSSARNLWRCEVAGLEPHGDQVRVELTGELPLAADLTTVAAAELDLRPGAPVWATVKAAQTHAYPA; this is translated from the coding sequence GTGCCCGGACCGGCCGCCGAGGGCCTCGACGCGCGGCTCGTCGTCGACCGCGGCTCCTTCCGCCTGGACATCGCGCTCACCGCCGCGCCCGGCGACGTCGTCGCCCTGCTGGGCCCGAACGGCGCCGGCAAGACCACCGCCCTGCGCGCGCTGGCCGGCCTCACCCCGCTCACGGCGGGCCACCTGCGGCTGGACGGCGCCGAGCTGCGCCGCACGCCGCCCGAGTCGCGCCCGGTCGGCGTCGTCTTCCAGGACTACCTGCTCTTCCCGCACCTGACCGCCCTCGACAACGTGGCCTTCGGACCGCGCTGCCGGGGCACCGGCAAGGCGGAGGCCCGGGCCCTGGCCGCCGAGTGGCTGGAGCGCATGGGCCTGGCCGAGCACGCCGGTGCCAGGCCCCGGCACCTGTCCGGCGGCCAGGCCCAGCGCGTGGCCCTCGCCCGTGCCCTGGCCACCCGTCCCCGGCTGCTGCTCCTGGACGAACCCCTCGCCGCCCTGGACGCCCGCACCCGGCTGGAGGTGCGTGCCCGGCTCCGCCGCCACCTGGCCGCCTTCGAGGCCGTCGCCGTCCTGGTCACGCACGATCCGCTGGACGCCATGGTGCTGGCCGACCGTCTGGTCGTCGTGGAGCGGGGCCGGATCGTGCAGGAGGGCGCGCCCTCCGACATCGCCCGCCACCCGCGCACCGAGTACGTCGCCCGGCTGGTCGGCCTCAACCTGTACCGCGGACAGGCCGACGGCCACACGGTCCGGCTCGACGCGGGCCCGGCGGTGAGCACCACCGAGGACCTCACCGGCCCCGCCTTCGTGGCGTTCCCGCCCGGCGCCGTGACCCTCTACCGCGACCGCCCGACCGGCTCCAGCGCCCGCAACCTCTGGCGCTGCGAGGTCGCCGGCCTGGAGCCCCACGGCGACCAGGTCCGCGTGGAGCTCACCGGCGAACTCCCCCTGGCCGCCGATCTCACCACGGTCGCCGCGGCCGAGCTGGACCTGCGTCCGGGCGCCCCGGTCTGGGCGACGGTCAAGGCCGCGCAGACCCACGCCTACCCGGCGTAG